A window of Leptospira fainei serovar Hurstbridge str. BUT 6 contains these coding sequences:
- a CDS encoding pepsin/retropepsin-like aspartic protease family protein, giving the protein MGIVFFTDRFYRVKDSKLVGAAKSFLNFSILFIRLTIFLFPLSFCLPIRFSELLPEYTHVEEAPGGKWLRLPLRNVDHLPVLEFSLEEGAEPIRFLLDTGSFASFLAEEHVPTNSPTKVLSASFPGGSIRSVRRVHSAPLFFRGGRVPGEIQFYSHTFPPELRVQGLLGMNAFLGHVVLLELPKRISFWKSEESKPAPGFQEDNLFHLQIRSGQPLAFILRPPGINMEAWVLDTGAKYTAMEWGGAEELQYSEGSETMVFNFGGGRLSARTRIFKPFCPVFVKKMGEATEFCLSELEVFPGGIPPEAISQDFNKGIRGILGRNWLENYRILLDTKRSLIGIVGKETGVGHE; this is encoded by the coding sequence ATGGGAATAGTTTTTTTTACGGATCGTTTTTATCGGGTTAAAGATAGTAAACTTGTCGGAGCCGCAAAGAGCTTCTTAAATTTTTCCATCCTATTCATTCGCTTAACAATATTTCTTTTTCCGCTTTCATTCTGCCTTCCGATCCGGTTCTCGGAATTACTTCCGGAATATACTCATGTGGAAGAAGCTCCGGGAGGAAAGTGGTTACGTCTTCCGCTACGTAACGTGGATCATTTGCCGGTTTTGGAATTTTCCTTAGAAGAAGGCGCAGAGCCGATTCGATTTCTTTTAGATACCGGTTCCTTCGCATCTTTCTTGGCCGAAGAACACGTTCCCACGAATTCACCCACAAAAGTTTTGAGTGCAAGTTTTCCCGGCGGCAGCATTCGATCCGTACGAAGAGTTCATTCCGCTCCTCTATTTTTTAGAGGAGGGCGGGTTCCCGGCGAAATCCAATTTTACTCTCATACTTTTCCGCCCGAATTGAGAGTCCAAGGTCTGCTCGGGATGAATGCCTTTCTAGGTCATGTCGTTCTCTTAGAATTACCGAAACGGATTTCGTTCTGGAAGTCCGAGGAATCTAAACCGGCTCCCGGGTTTCAGGAAGATAATCTCTTTCATCTGCAGATTCGTTCCGGTCAGCCCTTGGCTTTTATCCTTAGACCGCCGGGAATCAATATGGAAGCTTGGGTCTTGGATACGGGTGCAAAATATACGGCGATGGAATGGGGAGGTGCGGAAGAACTTCAGTACTCGGAAGGCTCCGAAACGATGGTATTCAATTTCGGAGGAGGGCGTTTATCCGCTCGGACGAGAATTTTTAAACCCTTTTGCCCGGTCTTTGTAAAAAAAATGGGAGAAGCCACGGAGTTTTGTTTATCCGAATTGGAAGTATTTCCGGGTGGAATTCCTCCAGAGGCGATTTCGCAGGATTTTAATAAGGGGATACGAGGAATCCTCGGTCGGAATTGGCTAGAAAACTACCGAATTCTTTTGGACACAAAACGGAGTCTTATTGGTATAGTAGGAAAGGAAACTGGTGTAGGTCATGAGTAA
- a CDS encoding sensor domain-containing diguanylate cyclase, which translates to MIGKDNDPLMIEYYEKKIYDQKQLIEISKALNSTLDYKYLIDAILNICLAQLQTLSAAIFLAPEADSNYFELEPSFKGFDLNEDDVSFRIKTDAPLVTFLETKLKAMTPDQVEEAMGLSPELQFLRKIGGDLIIPLNAKGKVNGLLLLGEKITLGEWMEEDRDFLTTLSTLAGIAVENSRLYELATVDMMTGLKVHHYFQTKLKEEMERCRKKRTGLALLFTDVDNFKKFNDTHGHQAGDEVLIAVAKRLIESAGKHDIAARYGGEEFCLVMPGADLKKGFEMGERIRKAVEATSIPNPNGGPDFKVTLSIGVSEFWVSDRNNKDLIERADKALYEAKHSGKNRTIIHQSLNSN; encoded by the coding sequence TTGATCGGAAAAGACAACGATCCTCTAATGATCGAGTACTATGAGAAAAAGATCTACGATCAAAAGCAATTAATCGAGATCAGTAAAGCCCTTAACTCTACACTCGATTACAAGTATCTTATAGACGCCATCTTAAATATCTGCCTTGCTCAACTTCAAACGTTAAGCGCAGCGATTTTTCTGGCGCCCGAAGCGGATTCGAATTATTTCGAACTGGAACCTAGCTTTAAAGGATTCGATTTAAACGAAGATGACGTAAGCTTCCGCATTAAGACCGACGCGCCTTTGGTTACTTTTTTGGAAACCAAATTGAAGGCGATGACTCCCGATCAAGTGGAGGAGGCGATGGGTTTGAGCCCCGAGCTACAGTTTCTCAGGAAGATCGGAGGCGATCTAATCATTCCTCTGAACGCTAAAGGCAAAGTGAACGGACTCTTATTATTGGGAGAAAAAATCACTCTCGGCGAATGGATGGAGGAGGATCGGGACTTTCTAACGACACTGTCGACATTGGCCGGAATTGCGGTGGAAAATTCGCGTTTGTACGAACTCGCTACGGTAGATATGATGACCGGCTTAAAAGTTCATCATTATTTCCAGACAAAACTGAAGGAAGAAATGGAGCGATGCCGTAAAAAAAGGACAGGTCTCGCATTGTTATTCACGGACGTGGATAATTTTAAGAAGTTTAACGATACTCATGGCCATCAGGCCGGAGACGAAGTCTTAATTGCAGTCGCAAAAAGATTGATTGAAAGCGCAGGAAAACATGATATTGCGGCGAGATACGGCGGCGAGGAATTCTGCTTAGTTATGCCCGGAGCCGATCTGAAGAAAGGTTTCGAAATGGGGGAACGAATTCGTAAAGCTGTAGAAGCGACCTCGATTCCGAATCCGAATGGAGGACCTGATTTTAAAGTGACTCTTTCTATCGGAGTTTCCGAATTTTGGGTTTCGGACCGGAATAACAAAGATTTGATCGAAAGAGCGGATAAGGCCCTTTACGAGGCGAAACATTCCGGAAAAAATAGAACCATTATACACCAATCTCTCAACTCAAATTGA